In Eretmochelys imbricata isolate rEreImb1 chromosome 4, rEreImb1.hap1, whole genome shotgun sequence, a single window of DNA contains:
- the NPFFR2 gene encoding neuropeptide FF receptor 2 translates to MNEEVDSNSSLSWPQMLSFNGTYKHPYPDHNISYVDFYLHQPAVAAVFIISYLLIFLLCMLGNGVVCFIVLRSKHMRTVTNLFILNLAVSDLLVGIFCMPTTLLDNIVTGWPFGSMVCKMSGMVQGISVSASVFTLVAIAVDRFRCIVYPFKQKLTISTAVVILAVIWVLAIAIMCPSAVMLQVQEEKYFRVILGYGNQTSPIYWCREDWPNQEMRKIYTTVLFTNIYLAPLSLIVIMYARIGIALFNKAAPVRGKQSQEQRHSVSKKKQKVIKMLIVVALLFILSWLPLWTLMMLSDYANLTAVQLQIINIYIYPFAHWLAFFNSSINPIIYGFFNENFRRGFQAAFKLQLCSGEMMRREFYSQRGQSNAILPATTHQLLEDQPSQNAKDEGKPIQRGNWMNNQHDLMMEDLEKATNDNGVK, encoded by the exons ATGAATGAGGAAGTGGATTCCAATTCTTCACTCAGTTGGCCTCAGATGCTGAGTTTCAATGGGACATACAAGCATCCATACCCAGACCACAACATTTCCTATGTGGACTTCTACCTTCATCAGCCAGCAGTGGCAGCTGTCTTCATCATCTCCtacctcctcatcttcctcctgTGTATGCTTGGCAATGGAGTGGTTTGCTTCATTGTTCTGAGGAGCAAGCACATGCGCACAGTCACAAACCTCTTCATCTTGAATCTGGCGGTCAGTGACTTACTGGTGGGGATATTCTGCATGCCCACCACTCTCCTGGATAACATCGTAACAG GATGGCCCTTTGGGAGCATGGTCTGCAAAATGAGTGGGATGGTCCAGGGAATCTCTGTCTCAGCCTCCGTTTTCACTTTGGTTGCAATTGCAGTTGACAG GTTCCGATGCATTGTTTACCCATTTAAGCAGAAGCTCACCATATCAACTGCGGTTGTCATTCTAGCAGTCATCTGGGTTCTGGCTATTGCCATCATGTGTCCGTCTGCAGTCATGTTGCAGGTACAAGAGGAAAAGTATTTCAGGGTGATCCTCGGCTATGGCAATCAAACCAGCCCTATATACTGGTGCCGGGAGGACTGGCCCAACCAGGAAATGAGAAAGATCTATACAACGGTGCTGTTTACCAACATCTATCTGGCCCCCCTTTCACTCATCGTCATTATGTATGCCAGGATAGGGATCGCTCTCTTCAACAAAGCGGCACCTGTACGGGGAAAACAGAGCCAGGAGCAGCGCCACTCCGTGTccaagaagaagcagaaggtgaTCAAAATGCTCATCGTTGTGGCTTTGCTTTTCATCCTGTCCTGGCTTCCCTTGTGGACTTTGATGATGCTCTCAGACTATGCCAATCTGACAGCGGTCCAACTGCAGATCATCAACATTTACATCTACCCCTTCGCTCACTGGCTGGCCTTTTTCAACAGCAGCATCAACCCGATCATCTATGGCTTCTTCAACGAGAACTTTCGCCGAGGCTTCCAGGCAGCCTTTAAGcttcagctctgctctggggaaATGATGCGCAGGGAGTTCTACTCCCAGCGGGGCCAAAGCAATGCCATATTACCGGCAACCACCCaccagctgctggaggaccaaccTTCTCAAAATGCCAAGGATGAGGGGAAACCAATTCAGAGAGGGAACTGGATGAACAACCAGCACGACTTGATGATGGAAGACCTAGAAAAGGCAACCAACGACAATGGAGTAAAATGA